One Mercurialis annua linkage group LG3, ddMerAnnu1.2, whole genome shotgun sequence DNA window includes the following coding sequences:
- the LOC126671736 gene encoding flavonol synthase/flavanone 3-hydroxylase-like, with product MEMQRVQDIASSFKDAIPEAFIRSENEQPAITTVHGVKLEVPVIDMSDPDQEKVSSLIVEASEKWGMFQIINHGIARESISELQRVGKAFFELPQEEKEKYGKKGGGKEGYGTFLQKEMEGKKGWVDHLFHNVWPPPAINYNFWPKTPPSYRETNEKYVKELHGVVDKLLKTLSLGLGLEENEIKEAVGGDELVYLLKINYYPPCPRPDLALGVVAHTDMSSITILVPNDVQGLQASRDGKWFDVNYISNALVIHIGDQLEILSNGKYTSVLHRTTVNKEKARMSWPVFMEPPSDFVVGPHPKLVNEDNPAKYKTKKYGDYCYCKLNKIPQ from the exons ATGGAGATGCAAAGAGTTCAAGACATAGCTTCTTCATTCAAAGACGCAATACCAGAAGCTTTTATCAGATCAGAGAATGAACAGCCAGCGATCACAACCGTTCACGGCGTCAAACTCGAGGTTCCGGTGATTGATATGAGCGATCCAGATCAAGAAAAGGTGAGCAGTTTAATTGTTGAGGCTAGCGAGAAGTGGGGAATGTTCCAAATTATTAACCATGGCATAGCTAGGGAAAGTATAAGCGAGTTACAGAGAGTTGGTAAGGCGTTTTTCGAGCTTCCACaggaagaaaaggaaaaatatggGAAGAAAGGTGGTGGTAAAGAAGGATACGGAACTTTTCTTCAGAAAGAAATGGAAGGAAAAAAGGGGTGGGTGgatcatttgtttcataacgtttggcctCCTCCTGCTATTAACTACAATTTTTGGCCTAAAACTCCTCCTTCTTACag GGAGACCAATGAGAAGTACGTAAAAGAGCTGCATGGGGTGGTAGACAAACTCTTAAAGACCTTATCGTTAGGATTAGGGCTTGAAGAGAATGAAATAAAGGAAGCTGTAGGTGGCGATGAATTGGTTTATCTTctgaaaataaactactatcCGCCGTGCCCGCGGCCGGATTTGGCATTAGGAGTGGTGGCTCATACAGACATGAGCAGCATCACCATTCTTGTGCCTAATGATGTACAAGGTCTTCAAGCTTCTAGAGATGGCAAATGGTTCGATGTCAATTACATCTCCAATGCCCTAGTCATCCACATTGGCGACCAGCTTGAG ATTTTAAGCAATGGAAAGTACACGAGTGTGCTACATAGAACAACGGTGAACAAAGAGAAGGCAAGAATGTCATGGCCAGTGTTCATGGAACCACCCTCAGATTTTGTGGTCGGACCTCATCCCAAGCTTGTTAATGAAGACAATCCAGCCAAATATAAGACCAAAAAATACGGTGATTATTGTTATTGCAAGTTAAACAAGATTCCTCAGTAA
- the LOC126671074 gene encoding protein GOLVEN 7, producing the protein MAVVAVNFRFIIMSLILLLPVLFITASDTDAHALEDEEDFFSIEMEELMHGVPDGGDVATKGRKLIQNKVVVNAENEAEKSSDKKGNKISHFDSKRTMKAPAGFVAFSADYHPPRHHPPKNN; encoded by the exons ATGGCTGTTGTTGCAGTGAATTTCAGGTTTATAATTATGTCCTTAATATTGCTTCTACCGGTTCTGTTCATCACTGCAAGTGACACTGATGCACATGCCCTCGAAG ATGAAGAAGATTTTTTCTCAATTGAAATG GAGGAACTAATGCATGGTGTTCCTGATGGTGGAGATGTTGCAACAAAAGGAAGGAAATTAATTCAAAACAAAGTCGTCGTTAACGCTGAAAATGAAGCGGAAAAATCAAGCGACAAGAAAGGAAATAAGATTAGTCATTTTGATAGTAAAAGGACGATGAAGGCACCGGCTGGTTTTGTAGCTTTCAGTGCTGATTACCATCCTCCTAGGCATCATCCTcctaaaaataactaa